GGCCAACTGCAGTGACTTCTGACCCCACTGTCGGCCGAGCTCGCCTGCATGCTGCAGGTACAGAAGTCACACATTTGTCATGCTACCGACCTCAGCGTCAGATGTGGATCAGTTCTGACCTGCAACCCGACCATCACTCGCTCCTTCATGAGCTCAGCTCCGCTCTTCTGCTCAGGAGGGGCGCGGCCAGCGGGAGGCGGTGGGCTCGGTTCGTGGTGGGCGCTGAAGGGCCGCAGCAGAACGACTCTGCCTGCAGGACAGCCAAGAGCGAGGGGTCCGGACCGGCAGCAGAACCCATGAGTCCAGAGGGACAGCTGGACCCCGCTGTACCTGGAATACAGAGCCAACTGAGAAACACAACTTCTCTCTAGATCACtccagctggagctgctgctcaggaCCCTCACCTCATGGAGACGTACTGTAGCTGAGTCAGCCCTTCACTTCACCAACACCTGAGGAGAGAGAGTTACTTGACACGTGACGTCAGCTCGGAGGCTAAATAGCTTGTGGTCACTGAGCAACGTTACTAGATAACGATACACATCTCATCATCGTGACGAGGTAATAGCATTCAGGGGTTTCCATCACGTGACTGAAGCGCATCAGTTCGATGATCGCTGAACGTATATCAAACCTATACCCAGACTATAGAAAATACATTGATGAATTGGTGATGTCACTATTGGCGTAAGTCACGCGTTTGTCACTCAAAGATCCGCGCATTTAAACGCTCTATAATCGAGAATCTAACCGTCTGAACTCTTGTTAACTCAACGCCACCTTGCAGGAGCTACAGCGGACAAGATTCATTCAAATTCGCGAACAGAACCGCACCGTATGTGCAGTCCGTAGCACTCCATTTGACGCATGGTAACAACTTACATACCTGTTTCTTCAATGTCAACGTAAACATGACACACAACACTTTCTGTCAGCTAACCGTTAGCACGTAGCATGCCATGCCTACGTCATTCTATATCCGGCCCGAACGTCAGCGGGTCCATGACGGCGCGGTCTAGCCAAACAGCCGGCTGTGCTAACGATCTTCAGCAGAATTCTTCTGGTCCTCCTCTCAACTAGCTGTCACCAACTGCTGATTATGTCTGGCAGGGAAGGTCAGAGGCTGTTTTGTCGGAATTATCTGGGCTGTCATGGGTTTGAGAACAAGTGTGAATTTGGGTGTTAAAACAAAGCAAGCGTGGATGTACGTGTGTCAGAGGGCTAGCGAGCTAACAAGTGCGCTGCCTTATCTAactcattcttcttcttttaaccTCACGAAGCTATGAACGCAGACCTTTGGGATGTCGTCGTAGGTGACATCCGCAATCGATTATGATGttaatctatttattttagattAGTTCAGAGCAGTAGTTGGTCATTTTGGCAGAGAAATGTGTTCACTCGATACTGTGTGCAGGGATATTCAAAAGTGAGATGAAAATACACAAACAGTGTAGTAACTAAATCGTGTTAAATGTCATATCttgttgaataaaataaacgcCTCGTGGATCTAGATTATTATTCCTGTAAACGTGTTTCATTACGATTATAAAATAGAAGTAATATGTAAAAGGTATTTAGTTTTATGGGCAATATTATTGTACATCCTCGTCAAAATAACAATCTTGCTTATTAGCGTTTTATGAGTcaacttgttttgattccaGGCGGAAAAAAGAAGCCCCTGAAGGCCCCGAAGAAACAGAACAAGGAGCTAGATGACGTGAGTCAACACAAGTGTGTCACACtaaaatgtgctccaacactGATTTTATGTAAACCGTGCGGATGTTGCACTCTGAAGATAATGGTAAAAAGACAAGAAGACAACCATGGTTGTTTTCAGTGCAGTGTCACTCACCGGTGACATTTATCAGAAGAGAATAAAAACACTGCCTTTGCAAGTGGaaatgaaggaaaatagattttttcacatattttttttaataatgtggTGCAGTGAGGGCGTCGCTTGAgtgttgttctgctggctgaCTTGTTTATGTCTCTCCAGGATGAGCTGGCCttcaagcagaagcagaaggaggagcagaAAGCGTTGGACGCTATGAAGGCCAAAGCTGCAGGAAAAGGACCTCTCGGTGAGTGCATACCATTTctatgttcaagcaaaccaatttcgtaataaaaacaaatggggTATCGCAACACCAATTGCAGAACAGACATGAAGTCGTTCTCAGTTAATTGTTCTCGTCCCTGCAGGTGGCACTGGCATCAAGAAATCAGGGAAGAAGTGACATCACCACCTCGAACCAGTCTGGACCCGAACAGACGGCATCATGTCTCCATAGTCCTGGTTCCAGCTCACTCTCACAACTGATGGGGtgcttgtgttgttttgttctaAAGCTCAAagtcaataaagtttttttttgtaataatctGACCCTGAGGTTAATTTCACATGACATCTGTCATAGTGTTCCAGCCTTTGGGTTGACACAGACCACACACACTTTCTGCAAGCAAAGTGACGTGCAGTAACACATTCACATTTCTACATCTTTCTCtgtcagcttctcccttcaggggtggccacagtggatcatcttcctccatctcaccctgtcctctacttcctcttctctcaaacctaccaacctcatgtcctccttcaccacctccataaatctcctcttcggccttcctctccaccttctgcctggcagttccaacctcaacatcttcctaccaatgtactggctctctctcctctgtacacgtccaaaccatctccatctagcctctctgacgttgtcacacatcacacctgacactgttCTCCAATTATGAATGAGTAACACATTCCcatgttattttaaatataattgtgTGAAATTATGACACAAGGACTCACACTGGAAGAGAAAAGCTTTTAATTTCTTTGACTTAACTGCAGTTTGTCATGACCACCAGGTGGCAGCGAGCATGACGTTTCAAGTAAATGATTCAGCCTAAGCAGCAGAGGTAGGTGCGTGGTGGTAGGGCCTCATCTGTGGTGACCTGAGGGGGCCAGAGAGCAGCTGGGGCAGGGTGAGGCGCTGACCTCTCAGATGCTGCTGAGCTCGAATGAAGATGGTTCATGTCCATCATCTGTTGAAGCTTCTCCTGAGACATTCTGGATGCTCAGACCTCAGAGCTCGTTGCTGCCGGTCAGCTTGGCCATTTTCAGCCGCAGAATCTGGATCTCCAGGTTGAGCTTTTCTCTCTCTAGCAGCAGGTTCCctctcttcagctcctccaggtcCTCAGGCAGATCCACTTTCTCGTCAGCTGCTAGACCAAAGCACATGATCAGAAGATATGCCTCATCACCTGACTCAGACTTGACTCTGAAACATTGATGGCCAGCACTGAGTCAAAAGTTCTTCTGCACCTGGGTCCGCAGAGAAACACTCACTTGAGTGTTCACCAAGGCAACAACCAAGAACACAATTAAACAACAAGAGATGCAacaggctagatggagatggtttgtacatgtacagaggagagatagccagtacattggtaggaagatgttgaggttggaactgccaggaaGGGAGAAGAAGAATGGAAAGAAACACGACGAAGTCACAGAAGACAATAGTCTGAGACAAACATCAAGCAACAGTTGCAGAGCGTCATCACCAGTGTCATGGATGGACTTCAGCTGGACTTCCACGGGGTAGTGGTCGCTGACCTTCAGAGCCTGGAAGACACGTTCAGACGGTTTTTGTCTTTGACATGTGATGcagatggtcatgtgacctcacctGTAGCTCGCTGAGTCCGTATTCTTTCTGGAAGTTGAAGGGTTGAGCTGAGCCAGGCACAACAGCGTGCAGCATGTCGTCTCCGTACACCACAATCCTGAACACTGACATGTCAGCGGCCTCGCTGCTACCACGCTGCAGCTCAACCCGGTCTACCTGTCGTAGGTGTGGTCATTCCCTGTCCTCGCCGTCGTGTCCATGTGGTCCGCAATAAGCCAGTGGAAGTTCTTGTCGCTACGGATGCGGATTTCCTTCATGTCCTTCTTGGTGACATATGCGCCGTcagcgttgaagtctcccaggatCATCACGTTCTAAGGAGGAAGAGTCATCGTGAACGAGCAGTCGGCCCACAAACTCCGAATTCCACTTACATCGGTTCTCCATTTTTCTTTAACATGCAGGAACACATCATAGAGCTCGTCCAACTCCTTGTCCGAGTCATCGGGTTTGGTGTGGACCGGGATCAGCACCAGGTCCTTCAGCACTGTGTCCAGGCAACGGAACCTCAGGATGTACGGGTCTCGGGCAAACACATCCCCACTCTCAGTGGACTGGTCGTCGTACTGGTACGAGCCCACCAGGTCCACCATGtcgtccctgagcaagacaggATGACGTCATCAACAATGGGGGCTGAACCTCGCTTGTTGACTCACCTGTACAGGAACATGAACTGCTCTTTGTAGCGCCCACGGCCCAGGCGGGTGCTGATCTTCAGGGTGTAGTGGTGCTGCGAGGTGGACCTGCACACATCAGAACCTGGACTCATGACAGGTTCGGCTTCTGAGGTTTGTGCAGAACGCACCTGTTGAGCGCCTCCAACAGAGCGCGCACCGACTCTCCACTCACATCCACCACCTCCAAGATCACTATGATGTCATAGCGGGACACGATCTGTGGAGGGAGGCGACGGCAGATGACATCAAACCAGAGTGTTGAACGATGATGTGCTACACTGATTACCTTGGTCAGGATGTTGAGAACATCGGGATCGGAAACTTTGTATTTTCCAAATCTTTGGATGTTGAAGGAAGCTACTTTCATGGTTTCTGTGGAAAACACAGACATGTGTTTCAGGGACGTAAAATTACCATgtatgtttgtctgtgtgtgtgtgtttctatcCTAGTGACACCCCCTTGTGGGGTCCTTTTGCTAGACCTcccaagtttaagcctcaatttgaggctgaTGAGGGCCTCAAAATAAGTGGGCCATGAAGATTGGgtttaagagtcctggttaagtttagccattggTTTTGGATGGgaaggtttagggggagaggctggagaaagggttacggcaatgAGTGGACCCCACTTTGATTCTGTGACAAACCCGGCTGTAGGTgaaagtgtctgtgtgtgtgtggatctcATGACAGTCAGTCTGGTTTATCTTGGCCACTGGAAGTGAGCAACACCTAGCACGCAGCTGGATAGCATTGTGACACTAATGGCTTCATTCGAAAAGTGTCTTTTTGTTTTAGAAGTTCATTTGCTTCTACTGAAGACGAGCAATGATGCTGACAAAAATATCGCATTTGGACTTCTGCCTAGGCCAACCATGGACGCCCACTAGGAGGAGCCTGGTTTGCCACAGCGATTATGTTTGCATGTCTTGTGACTCTGTCTCGGAAGGCAATCTTCTCTCTTTTTGAACTATTTTCTCAGCCACAAGCTGTGATGTCTCCATCCACACCTCTCTGCAGTCGACACCTGACTGTTCAGCGACAGTGAAACGCCTACTCTCGGCTCACTGACAGACTCCCTCAAAGAGGCCTGTGTTTCTGACTCTTGTCCCAACAAGTAGTTATTTTGGCATCTGCTCCACCAGAGACACACAACAAGTCGACTCAGCGCACACAAACACGAGGAACTAGACCTTCAGGACGTAAACAAAACACCTCATCTTTATTATACAGGTAGGAAGTTATGACTCATGTCACTGAACACTGACATGAGTCATAACACTGACCAtgaaattattaaatgaatCAGAATTGTGTTGCTAACTACTAACATTAGCTGCAGAGGCAGCCAAAAATCTCAACTATTATATTGTAAACTCGAGAGTAAAATCAGCTGAATACCTGGAAACTAAAGAAAGATTCAGTTTAGTCTGTGGTCACTCTGTAGTAATTGTGACTCTGAAGTCTAAAGCTGGTAGTTCAAATCCCAGTGTGGTTCGAGGTGCAACATCCACTCGAAGTCACTCTGCATAGAGTGACTTGAgagtgacgtgacgtgacgtgacgtaaCCTGCTAAAACAAGAGGCCAGCAAATGGACTTTATTTAATGAAGTTAGAGAAAGAGTACAAAAACAAGTCAGCTGGAAACTATAAATAAAGTCATCAGgtaatgaagaagaaaagtttATTAAAAGGTAGCTTccattttctatttcatttcttCACTAAGAACGTCTATGAACTCTGGTTTGGTCGCACGGCTGAAGTTTGACCAGACAACTGAGATGATTTGACTCGTTCAGACTCAGACTTGTTGATCTGTTCCTTGTCGTCTCGGGTCAAACTCCGCACTGCACCTTTAATAAACACACCAGTCTGGAGCAGGACTCACCTGTGAGAGTGGCAGCTGATCTGGACCTGGACACAAGCAGTGGCAGACGAACTGTCAATCTTCTGGACGTGCAAGCGGGTCGCCCTGCAGTTTTTGTAGCAGCCGCAGTGTCGCTTGTGATTGGGCGGGGCCCAACATATAACAGAGTGAGGGGCGGGGGGGGCCTCGCCTACTGGATGTTCAGTAACGTGACATCTGCTGGAAGGTTTGTCAGCCTCAGGTGTTGATGTGAGCAGGAAGCGGTGACGTAAGGTCAGATTAGAGGGTTGTGAGTTCCACGTCGGGGCCGGACAGAGAAGAAGCTGGTCGGCCTCAAGGTAACATCAGAACCGGTTCTGGAGGTTCCTCAGCCGGCAGCACCTTCTGAGACTGACACACCTCTCATCCCAAAGACttacagggtttttttttttgatggtttAAGAAGATTTTTGGAGACTATTCTCTATTTTTGCACAAGAAAACCCTTCGCCAAACCTGCATTGTTCTCTTGCAAAAAGCTAGCAAACCTTGCTGAACTCGTTGCTGTCGTCACATGTAAAGCTGGTatttttgtctccaacacttgaCACAAGCCATGAAATTAACAAGCATACAATGTTCCAACTACACACTGATGGTATGGATAATACTCACATGAGGCTTTTGCTTTCTCTGTGCACACGGAAGACAGTTTGATGTCATGCCTTTGTCATAGTTTCATAAACATACAGGGAGTATTGATGCTCATTCACAGACATCAAAAAATCTGTCTACATTGTGTTGTCTCTCAGGGTCAGGCCACAACATTTCGTCCACATCACCTGCAACGTCTTCCAGTCGAAGGCAGTGGGGGAAATATCCCCTGGCATGTTGTCCTGATGCCTGGTCAGTCAGCCTCACATGCCTCCTCCATGGCCCATAAAAGATCTATCTGTTGATGGGGTGACAGTCATGGACCTTCCAGCAGCAAGCAGAGAAGAACTCTTCAGTCTTGTTCAAGAACGGAGGCCGAGTGCAGTGATGAGTGGGTGATCTGTAAACCAGGCAGCCCTAAGGAAACTGACATTGTCCCAGATGATGGCATGTCTGTTCTCTCAACAAGAGTGAGCATGTTGAAGGTGTCCAGGAATGTGTGCGCTATTATTTGGGCGGAGGGTAGTTATCACAGTTTAATCCTATAAGAAtttttgccacaagaagccacatttttcaatttgaatgaatttggtatattactgaatcaaatgatggacccttacatacatttaaacaacaatgtattgtttattttgcatcagtttgacaatggcacaataaattgtttgcttttgtccagggattcctccatgtttgttgttgttgttatcatcctacctgccacgtgtcttgtgcatcatcCACTTACataggttccctgttgtctggagagcaaactgttcaattaaattttgTCATAATGCATTAAtggtaataatgttgtaattaattaatggtaattgacttgttaaagtcccaccactgcGAATTATCTAAGATGGTTTTCACCTGTGCCAGGGAGCCAGACAGTTGACAAAATAGTGAAAATAAGATGCCTGAGTGTGTTGATCGTTTGGAAATTGAGTGTATAGCAGTGAGTTGTGTTTACAGTCATGCAAAAAGAGTGATGTGCATTAGATTATACCTACAGAGTGCAAAGCAGTGAACAACCTGTAACAACCTCTCACTCATCTGAGCCTCACAACAAGTGTTCTTCGCTCCTCATGTGAGCTGAGAGGATCCAACTGTTGACACGACGCTGGATCTCAGCAGATGTCGGCTCAAAAGCACACAAACTCTCAGACTGCAGAGTTCATGGGTGGGTGTGAGTGCTTGTGTGTTCATGTCTGTGTGCTTGCATGTTATCGGCGTgactgtttgtgtgttcatgagTGTGTTGACTTATATAAATGGACTCAACTGAGAAAGTGTTTGTGTCTTTCAGTACGTGTGTGTCTTCATGTGGGCGTGTCTACCAGTGTCAGTGTTCTTGTACGTCTATCTTTGTGAGATCCTGTATGAGCTTTCAGTCAGCAGAGTGAGGACATGTCGGCAGGTCCTCACTTCGTGAAGCCTCAGTTTTACAGTTAAAACGACAAAATAGATggttattataactgggttttaattttgttaagagtaaaggttaagtttagccatttgttttagatgtttatgtttagagtgagaggctggggaaagcattatgtcaatgagaggtcctcacaaaaatagtggaacaaacctgtgtgtgtgtgtgtgtgtgtgtgtaagctgGCGTCTTAAGATTCCGTCAGCGAGGCTCCTCCTTGGTCAAACCAGGAAGCAGTGCTCAGTGCTGTCTTCAGGAAGCGGCTCACGAACACAGAGACTCGAGGCTGGAGCTTTGCCCAAGGGCTCTCTAAGACACAGACCAGACAGGACATCTCTTCACACATGTCTCTTCAGTCAGAGGACCTCTCGTGCCCCGTGTGCCAGGACATCTTCAGGGCTCCGGTGGTCCTGTCCTGCAGCCACAGCTTCTGTAAGGACTGCCTGCAGACCTGGTGGTCTGAGAGGGAAGTGCCAGAATGTCCTGTGTGTAAGAGAAGGTCCTCTCGCAGCGAACCCCCCTGTAACCTGGCTCTGAAGAATGTGTGTGAGGCATTCCTCCAGGACAGAGATCAAAGAGCTTTGGAGGAGAACCTTTGCAGTCTTCACGCTGAGAAGCTGAAGCTCTACTGTCTGGACCACCGGCAGCCCATCTGTCTGGTCTGCAGAGACTCCAAAACTCATGCTGGACACCGCTTCAGACCAGTCCAGGAGCTTGCAAGCGAGAACAAGAAGGACCTGCGGAAGCTGGTGGAGCCGCTAGGAGACCAGCTGAAAGTCCTCAGAGACATCCAAGGACACTACAAGGAGATGTCCGAGCACATCTTGGTCCAGGCAGAGGATTCAGAGAGAAAGATGAGAGCGCAGTTCCAGAAGCTCCACGAgttcctgctggaggaggaggactccAGAGTCCAAGCACTGAGGCAGGAGGAGCAACAGAAGCGCCAGCTGATGGACGAGAAGCTTGCAGCTCTGGGGAGAGACATTGAGGAACTCTCCAGCAGCCTGGAGGCCTTGGAGGACGAGCTGAAGGCTGAGGACGTCTCCTTCCTACTCCGGTATAGAGCAGCTGTGGACGCAGCCCAGCTGCACCCCCTGGTGGACTACCCAAAGCTCCAGCCTGGCTGTCTGATAGATGTAGCCAAACATCTGGGCAACCTGACCTTCAACACCTGGACCAGGATGAAGAGCCTGGTGACTTTCACCCCAGTGGTCCTGGATCCAAACACGGCCAATCCTGCCATCCAGCTCTCGGAAAACTTGACCAGCCTGAGTCACGGCGAGCGGCAGAAGCTTCCGGAAAACCCAGAGAGGAAAGACTACCACCGCTCGGTCCGAGGCGCTGAGGGCTTCAGCTCTGGGATGCACAGCTGGGACGTGGAGGTCGCTGATAACAATGCCTGGTTTGTGGGTGCGGCAGCGGTCTCGGTCAAGGAGAACATCAAGACCGGGTTCTGGCAGTTGGAGTTCTACAATGGCAAGTACGTGGCTCGGTCGCTGGGAGACACGCCGATACTTCTGAGGGTGAGGAGGAACCTTCAGAGGGTCCGTGTTCATCTGGACTGGAACAAAGGAAGACTGTCCTTCTATGACCTGGACCTGAACGTGCACGTTCACTCCTTCACACACGTCTTCAGCCAGAGTGTGTTCCCGTGTTTCGGCACGTTGAGCGAACCACCGCTGAAGATTATCCCCGCAAAAGTCTCTGTGACGAGGGACTCGTAGCGCcatgagtcacatgacttgaACACTCATAATTCCAGTGTTGTATGATCtggagccagcagggggcacaaAACTCTGGATTCCACTGCTAAGCTTTTGGACGTTGAGACGTGAACTTAAAtgcttgtgtgtttcattttctcatgttgtgtttgtaacaGTAAAGCGCTGAGTGATTCTCATAAGTCAGTGTCTCGTTAAAGCTGGAATAATATGAAAAAGAAAGGTGCCAAATATCCGACAGAACTGCTCAGGGTTATGTGAACAGTGAAGCACATCCGTTAGTCAAATGGTGCCAATTCGTCACCTCAGCAGAGACTTCAATAAAGCCAATACAATATCAACAAGTGACATATTGTTTGTCAGGCTGCTTTTAACACACCATATGGAATTGAGTTGTACTTCTCTGCTGACCCACCACTGGTTCTGGTATTGGTCCCTACATTGCTTTGGAAGTGTAGGAGGGGAGTGAAGAGAGGGTCATGGGAAATTGAGTATTAAATGAGGAGTCAATTGATGTTTAACACACAACCTCATTTCCTGTTTAGCTTCAATGCTGACACACCGGTGGCTTTGACAGCTAAATGTGCTGAATGAGCACAGTAAAGAAACGCTGCTAAAACAAGTCCTTTTCACACGAATACTGTTGTAAGTGTTCTCCCCTCGAGCCAGGGCAGTCATCAGGACAACTGTCGCGACAGGAAACATTTTATCTTGCTCATATCACTCATCGACAGTCAGCTCACACAATcgactggaatgttttattatCAAAAACATGTTAGAACAGTTCTCACTTTGTTTCATGAACAAATACATAGTTATTTACAGAAGCTCTAGCACAACAGGAACATTCAAGGCAGAAGCAACACTCAAAACTGCTGCACGATCAGTTTCTTCTTGCCGTCGTGAGTGAACTTGTTGGAGCGGAAAAGTTCCGAGTCATAGAACGCAGACAGGTTGTGGATGTTGATCTGCCGTGCCTGGAGGGGGCGCAGTAGAAATGTCATGGAAAGGTTTTCGTTTGTAGTTAGCCTTTAGCACAAGCTTCACCTTGTCATGCAGGTCTTTCTCAGAGATCTCGATGGTGTCGTTCTGAGCCCCGTAGCGGTTCCTCTGGTACGAGACCTGCTCAGCCACCAGTTGCTTcaggatgaagagcagcagctcattGTTGTCGCGACGGAAAGCCAGGTACCTGGCGAAAGTCTGGAGGCGAAACACAGGTTTAGAGTAGATCGGACGTAGCTCCCACACACATCACAATCTGCTGGGCCTGAGCTGAGCCTAGTTGTACTGGACCAAACTCCCAAGCCAGAGGTAGGTGACCCACCTTCCTCATGCTCCTCATGACACTGAACTTCTGCGTGTCGATGAAACTCTCCAGCATCACCCGGATGGCCATGTTGACGTCGTCCTCCAGCACGT
Above is a window of Synchiropus splendidus isolate RoL2022-P1 chromosome 6, RoL_Sspl_1.0, whole genome shotgun sequence DNA encoding:
- the LOC128760820 gene encoding E3 ubiquitin-protein ligase TRIM35-like, giving the protein MSLQSEDLSCPVCQDIFRAPVVLSCSHSFCKDCLQTWWSEREVPECPVCKRRSSRSEPPCNLALKNVCEAFLQDRDQRALEENLCSLHAEKLKLYCLDHRQPICLVCRDSKTHAGHRFRPVQELASENKKDLRKLVEPLGDQLKVLRDIQGHYKEMSEHILVQAEDSERKMRAQFQKLHEFLLEEEDSRVQALRQEEQQKRQLMDEKLAALGRDIEELSSSLEALEDELKAEDVSFLLRYRAAVDAAQLHPLVDYPKLQPGCLIDVAKHLGNLTFNTWTRMKSLVTFTPVVLDPNTANPAIQLSENLTSLSHGERQKLPENPERKDYHRSVRGAEGFSSGMHSWDVEVADNNAWFVGAAAVSVKENIKTGFWQLEFYNGKYVARSLGDTPILLRVRRNLQRVRVHLDWNKGRLSFYDLDLNVHVHSFTHVFSQSVFPCFGTLSEPPLKIIPAKVSVTRDS
- the dnase1l4.1 gene encoding deoxyribonuclease 1 like 4, tandem duplicate 1; this translates as MSVFSTETMKVASFNIQRFGKYKVSDPDVLNILTKIVSRYDIIVILEVVDVSGESVRALLEALNRSTSQHHYTLKISTRLGRGRYKEQFMFLYRDDMVDLVGSYQYDDQSTESGDVFARDPYILRFRCLDTVLKDLVLIPVHTKPDDSDKELDELYDVFLHVKEKWRTDNVMILGDFNADGAYVTKKDMKEIRIRSDKNFHWLIADHMDTTARTGNDHTYDRIVVYGDDMLHAVVPGSAQPFNFQKEYGLSELQALKVSDHYPVEVQLKSIHDTADEKVDLPEDLEELKRGNLLLEREKLNLEIQILRLKMAKLTGSNEL
- the tma7 gene encoding translation machinery-associated protein 7 → MSGREGGKKKPLKAPKKQNKELDDDELAFKQKQKEEQKALDAMKAKAAGKGPLGGTGIKKSGKK